TCATGTCCTCCGAAGCCTCAGGGTTCGGGCTGGCGGCACAGCGGGGCGAGCCGGGAGGTCAGTCCCTGAATATCGGCTTCTCCCCACCGCTCACGGCAGGACGCGCCATCCAGCCGGCCCGGGGCAGCTCTCATGGGACCCCCTGCTCCGAGTGAGTTCTCCGGGGCCGAGCACCTTGCCACCTCCATCCCTGCCCTGGAGAGGCACGGGGAGCCCCAGGGCCACCCCCCGGCGGGTGCTACGGGGGCGAGTAGCGCTCTATGGTCCGCGCGGCGTCGGCGTGGAGGTGCGGAGCCTGCGCCAACACCTCGGCCGCTTTGTCCTGGCTCAGCCCCAGGTGCTCTGCCGTGAACTTGGCCAACGGGTAGAGGCTCTCCATGGCCTTGGGGTCGCTGAGGAAGTGCGAGGTGTGGGACAGCAGCTCGGCCGCCTTCTCCTGCTTGAGCCCCAGCTGGTCGGCGGTGAGCCGCGCCATTGCGTAGACGCTGTCGGGGAAGTCCAGCTTGGCTTTGCCATCGGGGCCAGCCGCGTGCATCTTCATGTGGCTGATGAGGTTGCGCTGTTGGGCGAACTTGCCGCCGCACACCTGGCACTCATAGGGCTTTTCCCCAGAGTGGATGCGCATGTGCTCGGTCAGGCGGTACTGCCGGGTGAAGCGCATCCCGCAGGCGTCGCAGGCGAAGGGCTTGAGGCCGAGGTGGCTGCGCATGTGGCGGGTCATGGTGCCGCGCTGCGTGAACTTCTTCCCGCAGATGGTGCAGGGGTAGGGCCGCGTCAGCCAGTGCGTCTTCTCGTGCTGCCGCAGCGTGGCCGGGTCCTTGTAGGACTTGTCGCAGGACGAGCAGCGGTACGGCCGCAGGAtgtcccccagccctgcacctccCTTATCCAAGAAGGGCACGGCCTGCTCGGCCGCCGCTTTGTGGTACAGCTCCTCTTCGTTGTGGGCCTCCACGTGCGCGTTGAGCTGCTCGGAGCTGGGGAAGCCCTTCCCGCAGGGGATGCAGACGTACAGGTTGTCGCCCAGGCTCTCGGGCTCGTAGCCCAGGTGGTTGCAGTAGCGGTCCAACGCATCGCCAGGCGACGGCCCCTCACTGCTGCCCGTCTCCTCACTCGTGCTGTTGTCGGGCTCCAGGTCGTTGCTTTCCACACTGGGATATCGCGGCTGtggggcggcgggcggcgattcggctttttcctccctctccagCTCCTTCTCCGCCTCCCCTTCGTCCAGGTAGGGCCCCAGCGGCTCGTGCTTCATCCAGCGGTACATCAGCTCGCGCCCATCGCCGCGGGGCAGGGGGGGCTCGGTGCAGGGCGG
The Lagopus muta isolate bLagMut1 chromosome 20, bLagMut1 primary, whole genome shotgun sequence genome window above contains:
- the HIC1 gene encoding hypermethylated in cancer 1 protein isoform X1; the protein is MRVHRELGWLAEGSGRAGRRARGAMLEAMEVPSHSRQLLLQLNTQRTKGFLCDVIIVVQNALFRAHKNILAASSAYLKSLVVHDNLLNLDHEMVSPGIFRLILDFIYTGRLGECEPGGEQSLGAVLAAASYLQIPGLVALCKKKLKRSGKYCHLRGGYAPYKLGRGLRAATPVIQACYSGTPRPVDLQPVEPAAPLNTQCGELYASASQGTPLHPHGLCPPERHCSPPCGLDLSKKSPTGPSAQLLPTDRLLPAEPREPSLPPRHDSPPVSGGLLAGHPAAYKDSPPGGEPGGHPHATDPFRGTPPCTEPPLPRGDGRELMYRWMKHEPLGPYLDEGEAEKELEREEKAESPPAAPQPRYPSVESNDLEPDNSTSEETGSSEGPSPGDALDRYCNHLGYEPESLGDNLYVCIPCGKGFPSSEQLNAHVEAHNEEELYHKAAAEQAVPFLDKGGAGLGDILRPYRCSSCDKSYKDPATLRQHEKTHWLTRPYPCTICGKKFTQRGTMTRHMRSHLGLKPFACDACGMRFTRQYRLTEHMRIHSGEKPYECQVCGGKFAQQRNLISHMKMHAAGPDGKAKLDFPDSVYAMARLTADQLGLKQEKAAELLSHTSHFLSDPKAMESLYPLAKFTAEHLGLSQDKAAEVLAQAPHLHADAARTIERYSPP
- the HIC1 gene encoding hypermethylated in cancer 1 protein isoform X2, whose amino-acid sequence is MLEAMEVPSHSRQLLLQLNTQRTKGFLCDVIIVVQNALFRAHKNILAASSAYLKSLVVHDNLLNLDHEMVSPGIFRLILDFIYTGRLGECEPGGEQSLGAVLAAASYLQIPGLVALCKKKLKRSGKYCHLRGGYAPYKLGRGLRAATPVIQACYSGTPRPVDLQPVEPAAPLNTQCGELYASASQGTPLHPHGLCPPERHCSPPCGLDLSKKSPTGPSAQLLPTDRLLPAEPREPSLPPRHDSPPVSGGLLAGHPAAYKDSPPGGEPGGHPHATDPFRGTPPCTEPPLPRGDGRELMYRWMKHEPLGPYLDEGEAEKELEREEKAESPPAAPQPRYPSVESNDLEPDNSTSEETGSSEGPSPGDALDRYCNHLGYEPESLGDNLYVCIPCGKGFPSSEQLNAHVEAHNEEELYHKAAAEQAVPFLDKGGAGLGDILRPYRCSSCDKSYKDPATLRQHEKTHWLTRPYPCTICGKKFTQRGTMTRHMRSHLGLKPFACDACGMRFTRQYRLTEHMRIHSGEKPYECQVCGGKFAQQRNLISHMKMHAAGPDGKAKLDFPDSVYAMARLTADQLGLKQEKAAELLSHTSHFLSDPKAMESLYPLAKFTAEHLGLSQDKAAEVLAQAPHLHADAARTIERYSPP